GCTCGAAGGGCGGCCGGCCATGAGGGTCGAGGAGACCCGGATCCCCGTCCGGGACGGCCTGTTCCTGGCCGCGACGCTGTACCTGCCCGACCAGTCCGCGGGCCCGCAGCCCTGCCTGGTGGAGGCCCTGCCGTACCGCAAGGACGACCTGACGTCGTCGTACGCCGCGAGCTACGAGTCGCTGTGCGAGCGCCACTCGTACGCCGTGTGCCGGATCGACGTGCGGGGCACCGGCTCCTCGCCGGGTGACGCGCTCGACGAGTACCAGGAGGCAGAGCAGACCGACCTGCCCGACGCGATCGCCTGGCTGGCTGAGCAGCCGTGGTGCGACGGACAGGTCGGGATGTGGGGCACGTCGTACTCCGGCTTCAACTCGCTCCAGATCGCCTGCGAACGGCCGCCGGCGCTCAAGGCGATCTGCGCGATCTACGCCACCGACGACCGCTGGACCGACGACGTGCACTGGCGCGGCGGGGCGCTGCGGCTGGTCGACCTCGTCGACTACGACCACTACATGACGCCGATGTGCGTGCTGCCGCCCGTGCCGGCCGTCTGGGACTCCCCCGACGGCCGGAGCTGGTACGACGAGTGGCTGCGGCGGCTGGAGACCAACGAGCCGTGGGTGCTGACCTGGCTGCGGGAGCACCGGCACGGCGCCTACTGGGACCACGGGTCGCTGCGTCTCGGGGGCACGACCGCGGGCTACGAGCGGATCGCGTGCCCGACGATGATCGTGGCCGGCTGGGCAGACGGCTACCGCAACAACTCCTTCCGCACGGTGGCCGAGCTGGCCCGGCACGGCACCCCGCACCGGCTGCTGGCCGGACCCTGGGCGCATGCCGACCCGACCACCGCGATGCCCGGCCCCCGGATCGACTTCGAGGCCGAGCTGGTCGCGTGGTTCGACCGCTGGCTGCGCGGGCGCGGTGACCACGAGGACCGCTGCGACGTCTTCGTCCGCTCCTCCACCCGGCCCGAGATCGACCTGGACCTGCACGACGGCGCCTGGTTGACCCTGCCGTCGGTGCCGCCGGTGACCGAGGCGACCCTCGACCTGACCGCACCGGTGTCGCTCGAGGTGGCGCCCGACGTCGGCACCGCGGCCTGGATCGACTGCGCCGGCCACCTGCCGTGGGGGCTGTCGGGCGACCAGCGGCTCGACGACGAGCGCTCCGTCACCTGGGAGATCGACCCGCCACCCGGACCGGTCGTCGGCCACCCGGTGCTCCGCGCCCGGGTCTGGGCGACGGTCCCGGCCGCGTCGTTGTCGGTCAAGGTGTGCGACGTCTTCCCGGACGGCACCTCCGCGCTGGTCACCCGCGGCACCCTCGACCTGACCTACCGCGACGGCGTGCACGGCGAGCCGTCCCCGCTGGTGCCCGGCCGTGAGTACGAGGTCGAGGTGGTCCTGGACGCCTGCGCCTACCAGTGGGCGCCCGGGCAGACCCTGCGGGTCTCGGTGGCCGGCTCCGACTGGCCCAACACCGTCGCGCCCCCGGAGCCGGTGACGCTGCACCTGCGGACGGCGTCACTGACCCTGCCGCTGCTCGACGAGGGGGACTACCCGACGCCCGGCTTCGGCCCGGGCGCCGAGCACTCGTCGGAGTCGGTCGAGGGGGTCAGCTGGTCGATCCACCACGACGTGCTGGCCCGCAGGACGTCGGCGACGACGCGCTCCGACAGCCGCTACCTCACGCCGTACGACGGCACAGCGCACGAGCTCTACCTCGGCGAGGTGAGCGTCGACCGGCGCACCTTCGCCCAGCGCGCGGACGCGCACACGACGTTCGAGCTGACCTGGCCCGGCACCGAGGTGGTGGTCCGGTCCGGGATGACGGTGGACGTCACCGCGGCGGGGTACGACGTGCGGATCTGGACGCACGCGGCCCACAACGGCGAGGAGATCAGCTCCCGCACCTGGCAGGAGTCGATCCCGCGCTGAGTGCCGGTGACAGCCGAGCGGCCTACTCCAGGCCCTCGGCGGCGACCACCGCAGCGGCGATGCAGCAACAGTCGTCACCCGCGTCGTCGTCGGCGACGCACACGTGGGTGCGGTCGGGCTCCTCGGCGGCCAGGTCGTCCAGGGCACGGAACATCGCGATCGTCACTGCAGGCTTCCTCTCGTCGGTCACCTCCACGGTGACACGGCGCTCGGGTCGGCGCAGGAGGCCAACGACACCCAGCGACGGGACCGGCGGCCCCTGCGCGACGGACTCTCGGCGGCGCGAGCGACGTCGAGGGTCAGGCGCCGCGACGGCGCCGGATCTCGGCGTTGATCGCCGGCACGACCTCGTGCAGGTCGCCGATCACGGCGTACGACGCCTTGGTCACCATCGGCGCCTCGGCGTCGGTGTTGATGGCCAGGATCGTCTTGGCGCTCGAGCAGCCGGCCCAGTGCTGGATCGCGCCGCTGATGCCGCACGGGATGTAGAGCTCGGGCGAGATCCGCACCCCCGTCTGGCCGACCTGCTCGTGGTGCGGCCGCCAGCCAAGGGAGGTGACCACGCGGGAGACCCCGAGCGAGCCGCCCAGCAGGTCGGTGAGCTCCACCAGGTCGGCGAAGCCCTCGCTGGACCCGGCGCCACGACCGGCCCCGACGACCACCCGGGCCGACTTCAGGCCGCCGGCCTCGTCCGGCGGGGCCGGGTCGGAGGACACCACGCGGGCCCGGAGGTCGTCGGCCGACACCTCGGGTGAGCTCTCGACCAGCTCGGCGTCGACCGGCTGGTCGGCGGGGGCCGCCTCCACAGCGTGACCGGCCACGGTGAACACCGCCGGCCGCTGGTCGAGCTGCATCTCCTCCAGCGCCGCACCGCCCACGACCTGACGGGTCACGGTGAACGGCGACAGACCACCGAACGACGTCACGTTCGCCGCCATCGCCACCCCTGCGCGGGCCGCGAGATGGGCCAGCACCTCCATGCCCCGCGGCGTACCGGCGGCCATCACGACCACCGAGGCCGCGGTGGCGCGGACACCCTGGACCGCGGAGGCCCAGGCCGCACCGGAGTAGGCGCCGAAAGCGTCGCCGGTGACGTGGTGCACGCGTCGTACGCCGTGACTGCCGAGCGACTGCACGACGCCCGGGAGGTCGGCGGCGGACGGACCGACGAGGACCGCGTCGATCGGCACCCCGCCGCCGGCGGCGGACAGGGTGCGGGCGAAGGTGACCGCCTCACGCGACACCTCGGTGGCGCCGGAGGCATCGGTCTCCACGAAGACCAGGATCATCGGGCCAGCACCCCCAGGGTCTCGAGCAGGTCGACCACGGCCGGCGCCGCCTCGGCACCGGTGCCGAGGATCTGTACGTCGCTCGGTTGCGCGGGTGGGAGCAGCAGGCGCACCCGCTTCGGCCCGGCCGGCTCGGCCGCCAGCTCGCGCTCCTCGATCAGGATCTTCTTGGCCTTCAGCCGGCCCGGGACACCGGGGTAGCGGGGCTCGACGCCGCCCTCGAGCACGGTGACCACGGCGGGCAGGGAGACGCGGTAGGTCTCGCGTCCGTCCGGGCCCTCGCCGCTGGCGACGACCTCGTCCCCCTCGACGGCCAGCGTCGAGACGCCGTTCACGACCGGCCAGCCGAGCTCGTAGGCGAGCCGGATGCCGACCTGGAAGTCACCGGAGTCGGCCGCGTCGTTGCCGAGCAGGACGAGGTCGTGGCTCT
This genomic window from Nocardioides cynanchi contains:
- a CDS encoding CocE/NonD family hydrolase; its protein translation is MRVEETRIPVRDGLFLAATLYLPDQSAGPQPCLVEALPYRKDDLTSSYAASYESLCERHSYAVCRIDVRGTGSSPGDALDEYQEAEQTDLPDAIAWLAEQPWCDGQVGMWGTSYSGFNSLQIACERPPALKAICAIYATDDRWTDDVHWRGGALRLVDLVDYDHYMTPMCVLPPVPAVWDSPDGRSWYDEWLRRLETNEPWVLTWLREHRHGAYWDHGSLRLGGTTAGYERIACPTMIVAGWADGYRNNSFRTVAELARHGTPHRLLAGPWAHADPTTAMPGPRIDFEAELVAWFDRWLRGRGDHEDRCDVFVRSSTRPEIDLDLHDGAWLTLPSVPPVTEATLDLTAPVSLEVAPDVGTAAWIDCAGHLPWGLSGDQRLDDERSVTWEIDPPPGPVVGHPVLRARVWATVPAASLSVKVCDVFPDGTSALVTRGTLDLTYRDGVHGEPSPLVPGREYEVEVVLDACAYQWAPGQTLRVSVAGSDWPNTVAPPEPVTLHLRTASLTLPLLDEGDYPTPGFGPGAEHSSESVEGVSWSIHHDVLARRTSATTRSDSRYLTPYDGTAHELYLGEVSVDRRTFAQRADAHTTFELTWPGTEVVVRSGMTVDVTAAGYDVRIWTHAAHNGEEISSRTWQESIPR
- a CDS encoding electron transfer flavoprotein subunit alpha/FixB family protein translates to MILVFVETDASGATEVSREAVTFARTLSAAGGGVPIDAVLVGPSAADLPGVVQSLGSHGVRRVHHVTGDAFGAYSGAAWASAVQGVRATAASVVVMAAGTPRGMEVLAHLAARAGVAMAANVTSFGGLSPFTVTRQVVGGAALEEMQLDQRPAVFTVAGHAVEAAPADQPVDAELVESSPEVSADDLRARVVSSDPAPPDEAGGLKSARVVVGAGRGAGSSEGFADLVELTDLLGGSLGVSRVVTSLGWRPHHEQVGQTGVRISPELYIPCGISGAIQHWAGCSSAKTILAINTDAEAPMVTKASYAVIGDLHEVVPAINAEIRRRRGA
- a CDS encoding electron transfer flavoprotein subunit beta/FixA family protein codes for the protein MGASVLVCVKRVVDSSGEVVLTEDAQAVDGRFAGFTTSAHEECAVELAIQAAASTEGSAAVLTIGEAEAVEQLRTALALGCTSATHVVADSSRLGPADVAREIAAVVRDHAATGESHDLVLLGNDAADSGDFQVGIRLAYELGWPVVNGVSTLAVEGDEVVASGEGPDGRETYRVSLPAVVTVLEGGVEPRYPGVPGRLKAKKILIEERELAAEPAGPKRVRLLLPPAQPSDVQILGTGAEAAPAVVDLLETLGVLAR